The Vitis vinifera cultivar Pinot Noir 40024 chromosome 16, ASM3070453v1 DNA segment ATGGGGTTCTGCCTGAAACTGCAGTGTTGAATGCTGGACAATGAGGACTCGTTATCTTTACTGGAGTTGGAAAATTGTCCAACAATGAAGAGAATTTGTAGACTGCTGTGGCATTTTCTTCTGCAGTGATCAGTTCATGAAAAACAACCGACATTTCGTCTCCCTTGGGCAATGGTTCAACTGAGTTGTTGGTCTCATCAACATCAACACAAACTTCAGAATGAGGCTCTCCAGTCATCGACAATGGATCATAACCATTGGAGGGAGGTGAAACATCCTCAAAGTCCATGCTTCCCAGTTTGGCAAATTCAAGCTCAACCTGTGCTTCTGATTGATCAACAACAACAGAGCAATCAGAACCCGATTCACCAGAAAATGCATCCCCAGCCTTCTGGTTCAAATCCATATCAAATTCTTCACAGTGGCCTTGATTTGCTACCTtgccatcatcatcatcatcatagtcaGGCTCTCCTTCACTGGCCACATCCATTTCAGAGTCCATGCTCACTGGGTTTTGGCATACAACTTCATCAGCAAAGGCACTCAAACTCAACTCTGGTTTCTCAGAATCATCAACAGAAGCTTGTAGTGGAGCAGTAAGATCCAGTTCCAGATCAGATTCCCTGCGCTCATTTTCCAGTTTTGAGTCCTCATTCAGATTTTTGGTGTTTGACAAATTCAACTCTCGTGTCTCAGAATCACAACTTGGATCATCAACAGAAGCTTGTGGTGGAGCAGTAAGGTCCAGTTCCAGATCAGATTCCCCGTGCTGCTGCTCATTCTCCAGTTTCAAACCCTCATTCAAATTTTTGGTATTTGACATTATAACTGAAGAAACATCAGTTCCTGTTGGGTGATCCACCAGCAAAACTATTCATTATCAGAAACCACAAAACTGTAAACAGCCAAGTACAACAGGCCCAGAAGGAAAAGATTGAAtgtttatttaccttttttgaCTGTGCTTTCATCACTCAAATGCACTGATGTTTTCAGGATTTCACTCAGAAGTTTATTTGATTCATCCATTTTCTCACAATCCACTTCTGAATTTTTCTGCAGCTCAGCTTCTGCATATTGAAGATGGAAACACAACTGTTAATCATCAATTAAGATCAAACCTTTTCAATATTGGTTTTGAATTGAGAAAAATTACTGAGTACTTGCCTGTGTTCTCCTGCTCATCAtgagcttcatctttttcctcGGAAACTTCAAGAAAATCTGAATTATCGGGTTTGGCAGATTCCCCAGTATTCTCTTCAACTTCAGCTTTTGAATCATTTCCACTCAGGACAGACTTTGAAATGACCTCTGAATCATCGGTTATCTTTGAATTATCTTCTGATATTGTCTGCGAATCAGCTCCTGCATAGTGATCAATGTTAGAAGACAACGAAATCTTAAATCGTAGCATGTTTATTTAGCTCCTGAGAAAATGTGGTTAATGCTAGAATTTTATTGTTTGGCAAGCAAGAAAATGTAAACACTGCATTCAACTGAGGTCTAATTCAACTGTTTTAGCTCACTTTTCCTTAGAATCCCCAAATACCATACAGCATAATTGAAAACACTCAaaattctctcatttttttcaattttcctggaaaaaaaaaaggactgcAATGTTGCCTTAACCAATCAAACGAACGGAAGCCATACATACCCTTGTTTTCCTCTTCATCTCCATCAAAATCTTTGGTCATCACCTTGGAGAATTCAACCTCCATGGGCTCTGTTCTGGCCAACTTCTCTGATAACCTGGCTGACCTTCGTGTGCTATACACTCTCTGCACCGAGCTTTGCTCCACCCGGGTCACCGTCTTCTGGCGAGCTGAGGCTGCTGGAGGCCTTTTCCGGCTGCTGGGCAAGGCTGGAGTTTGGGGTACTTCACTCTTCTCCTGATTTACCTCTTCTTTGATCCTCCTGGTTCCACGGTGAGTCCGGGTCAGAGTCTGTGAACTTTCAGGCTCTTCTGCTGCCTTGATGGGCCTTCTTCTTGTGGATGTTCTGCAAACTGTTCGAGGAATCTCCGGTGATCCAATTTCTGGCTTTTCTGGGGATTGGGGGTTTTGGGATTCAGATGGGTTGAGGAGCTCTTCAAGTCCGTCAACCTGAAATAATACATggttttttgagaaaattagatTCCTAAGAATGGAAGCAGACGGGAATGcccatttggttgctgagaaattgCAGGAAAAGAACAGAAAGGAAAATgatgaatttgatttgatttagaaACCATGAAAGCAAAATATTGCATCCACCAATACAGTTATTTGGCTTCATTGTTTGAGAATCAGAAACAGCAGAAAATATGAAAACTCAAAGTTACACTGTTCTTTTCTTGTCCTCCGTTTTCTCAACAGCCAAACAGTATGGAAGGGTAAAATCAAGATTCAAGACACAACCAGGGAGAAATAAAAACTGGGTTTTCTATGATTCTagagaaaatcaaatttggGTCCGATGCAGCCATTTGAGTCCAccactaaaaagaaaaacaagaagaaatccaaaactcaaaattttgtattcttttcctctcttgtctcagcaaccaaacaatcCAGAGGATAACAATATCTAGATCCAAACGATAGTGGCCAATAATTGAAAAAGGGGTTTTGAAGGATTCAAAGCAATCACCGAAAAAACAACAGCAAAATACAAAactgaaaatttctttttcttctctttgctCCATTTTCCCAGCCGCCAAACAGTcctagggaaaaaaaatcaaggctCCAGAAGGATaaccaaaaatcaaaaaatgGGGTTTGAAGGGTTCAATGAAAATATCACcacaaaaaccataaaatccaaaatttccCTTTTCTTCTCTAAGCAACCAAACAGATTGCGGGGCAAAAGAAATCAACATCCAAACAAAatcaccaaaaataaaatatgggaTTTGAGGGATT contains these protein-coding regions:
- the LOC100259588 gene encoding uncharacterized protein LOC100259588 isoform X1, which encodes MDFQSLTRRELQTLCKKNKIPANMTNVAMADALKALQNVDGLEELLNPSESQNPQSPEKPEIGSPEIPRTVCRTSTRRRPIKAAEEPESSQTLTRTHRGTRRIKEEVNQEKSEVPQTPALPSSRKRPPAASARQKTVTRVEQSSVQRVYSTRRSARLSEKLARTEPMEVEFSKVMTKDFDGDEEENKGADSQTISEDNSKITDDSEVISKSVLSGNDSKAEVEENTGESAKPDNSDFLEVSEEKDEAHDEQENTEAELQKNSEVDCEKMDESNKLLSEILKTSVHLSDESTVKKGTDVSSVIMSNTKNLNEGLKLENEQQHGESDLELDLTAPPQASVDDPSCDSETRELNLSNTKNLNEDSKLENERRESDLELDLTAPLQASVDDSEKPELSLSAFADEVVCQNPVSMDSEMDVASEGEPDYDDDDDGKVANQGHCEEFDMDLNQKAGDAFSGESGSDCSVVVDQSEAQVELEFAKLGSMDFEDVSPPSNGYDPLSMTGEPHSEVCVDVDETNNSVEPLPKGDEMSVVFHELITAEENATAVYKFSSLLDNFPTPVKITSPHCPAFNTAVSGRTPLSPLAASPLLGQAPLPTLSTPTRKSSSKKPSATKMMTLLSDNKENLDNSGRKMVLKTETGKKKNSRDTGEDIMLKKFSDTSLRQLRKMFKEKLQIKENTNKNNEDMNDVKEVPKMRPALQTLPENRMAEVETGKEN
- the LOC100259588 gene encoding uncharacterized protein LOC100259588 isoform X2 is translated as MDFQSLTRRELQTLCKKNKIPANMTNVAMADALKALQNVDGLEELLNPSESQNPQSPEKPEIGSPEIPRTVCRTSTRRRPIKAAEEPESSQTLTRTHRGTRRIKEEVNQEKSEVPQTPALPSSRKRPPAASARQKTVTRVEQSSVQRVYSTRRSARLSEKLARTEPMEVEFSKVMTKDFDGDEEENKGADSQTISEDNSKITDDSEVISKSVLSGNDSKAEVEENTGESAKPDNSDFLEVSEEKDEAHDEQENTEAELQKNSEVDCEKMDESNKLLSEILKTSVHLSDESTVKKVIMSNTKNLNEGLKLENEQQHGESDLELDLTAPPQASVDDPSCDSETRELNLSNTKNLNEDSKLENERRESDLELDLTAPLQASVDDSEKPELSLSAFADEVVCQNPVSMDSEMDVASEGEPDYDDDDDGKVANQGHCEEFDMDLNQKAGDAFSGESGSDCSVVVDQSEAQVELEFAKLGSMDFEDVSPPSNGYDPLSMTGEPHSEVCVDVDETNNSVEPLPKGDEMSVVFHELITAEENATAVYKFSSLLDNFPTPVKITSPHCPAFNTAVSGRTPLSPLAASPLLGQAPLPTLSTPTRKSSSKKPSATKMMTLLSDNKENLDNSGRKMVLKTETGKKKNSRDTGEDIMLKKFSDTSLRQLRKMFKEKLQIKENTNKNNEDMNDVKEVPKMRPALQTLPENRMAEVETGKEN